A stretch of the Leguminivora glycinivorella isolate SPB_JAAS2020 chromosome 2, LegGlyc_1.1, whole genome shotgun sequence genome encodes the following:
- the LOC125239527 gene encoding uncharacterized protein LOC125239527: MGSVWSQFFDCHDDPSYDPEEGQVTELQYSWLGALQYIHVKNGTPHYFRVPRVVLISRQFVLSTAVDAAVVPHGYALGNVIFGDYERDEVECETTVEALANMKAECEPAILLMPVADVLIHPEFKHFGARSSVALLKLITTVKSRYVLPVCLPFRNFLERSTGKQMEERLYHIDFASDVPRDFVEEEKEVMRISLLPRELCYIYDLPENNTHLKKERIACTTGCGFRSGAPSLVHEHTGHWSVVSLAHGGTPCPDPLRSHRPPAPPRHTVLYPYVPWITAAITGKPLGAFSKDDPFGFVMPRASPYDQVGHAWVGHWWMGGVRCYDRGDAALDIFRFYHEIFRVKPISMSRVNYHLEIVCPREAIIICVKVGMPFQIGNPKVNDLDSPEVSVNIPLMKFKSQYSFEVEAWGYNQTESQSSESGADDSDYQD, encoded by the exons ATgg GTTCCGTGTGGAGTCAGTTCTTCGACTGCCACGACGACCCGAGCTATGACCCCGAAGAAGGGCAGGTCACAGAGCTGCAATACTCTTGGTTGGGCGCCCTGCAGTATATACATG TcaagaacggaactcctcactACTTCAGGGTGCCCCGTGTGGTCCTAATCAGTCGGCAGTTTGTGTTAAGCACTGCAGTGGATGCTGCCGTTGTTCCTCATGGATATGCTTT AGGAAACGTGATCTTCGGTGACTACGAGCGAGATGAAGTAGAATGCGAGACAACAGTCGAAGCCCTCGCTAACATGAAGGCAGAGTGCGAACCAGCCATCCTGCTGATGCCTGTAGCTGATGTGCTGATCCATCCGGAGTTTAAGCACTTTGGGGCCAGAAGTAGCGTGGCGCTATTGAAGCTTATCACCACTGTTAAATCCA GATACGTGCTGCCAGTGTGCCTGCCCTTCAGGAACTTTCTCGAGCGTAGCACTGGCAAGCAGATGGAAGAAAGGCTTTACCACATTGACTTTGCCAGCG ATGTCCCCCGAGATTTTGTAGAGGAAGAGAAAGAAGTGATGAGAATCAGCTTGCTGCCACGCGAGCTCTGCTACATATACGACTTGCCAGAA AACAACACCCACCTGAAGAAGGAACGCATTGCCTGCACGACTGGTTGTGGGTTCCGCTCTGGCGCCCCGAGCCTAGTTCACGAGCACACTGGACACTGGTCTGTTGTCTCTCTCGCACATG GTGGGACACCTTGCCCTGATCCTCTGCGGTCCCACCGACCGCCAGCTCCCCCTCGCCACACCGTGCTCTACCCGTACGTCCCCTGGATAACAGCCGCCATCACTGGAAAACCCCTGGGAGCTTTCTCTAAGGACGATCCGTTTG GGTTCGTGATGCCCCGCGCATCTCCCTATGATCAGGTCGGTCACGCGTGGGTCGGCCATTGGTGGATGGGCGGCGTGCGATGTTACGACAGGGGAGATGCTGCTTTAGACATCTTCAGGTTTTACCACGAAATCTTCAGGGTCAAGCCTATTTCGATGTCCAGGGTTAACTATCATTTAGAG ATCGTGTGTCCCAGGGAAGCAATCATTATCTGCGTGAAGGTCGGCATGCCGTTTCAAATCGGTAATCCCAAGGTCAACGATTTAGACTCCCCTGAGGTCTCG GTGAATATTCCTTTAATGAAGTTCAAAAGCCAGTACAGTTTCGAGGTAGAGGCGTGGGGCTACAACCAAACCGAGTCCCAGTCTTCTGAAAGTGGGGCCGACGACTCCGACTATCAGGACTAA